The window TGCGCTCGAGCGAGGAAGGGACGGCATCGGACGGCGTGGACCCAGAGGGCGCTGCGGGGAGGGCGAGCGGAGTTGGGACACCGGTAATGGCACAGCAGGCGCGAAGGGAGGCGGTCGTGGTGCTCGGCGCGATGGCGGTGGACGCAGACCCGTTCCTGGCTACGGCGGAGTCCGAGGAGTTGAAGCGGCCGAGGTAGCCGCTGGTGGCATGGGGCTACGACCAGCGGGTACCGGTGAGGCGTTGCGGCTCCGTGGGATGCGCTCGCGCGAGATGGGCAGAAGACGCGGCACGACGACTTCGTTGCGCAGCGGCGCTGCAACTCAACCTTGGCGTGCACAAGAAGAACAAGTGCGGGAGAGGGAGCAGCAGGACGTGGGCATGGCAGAGGCAAGGACGGTGTGCGCTGGCTGCTGGTGCTCTAAAAAAATGGAAACGTCACCTATGCAGGGCAGTGGACAGGAATTGTGGGGCTCGCTCCTGGTTGCTGCACTGGGTGGCGAACACGAGGAGCAGAGGCAGTCAGACAAGACAGAGACAGGGGCAGACAGGGTTGCAGTGAAGAAAAGAAAAGCAAGCAGAGGAGCGGGTCAACTAGCACAGTAATACAGAGAGGACGGACGTTTACAGCTGCACTAGCACCACTGCTACACATTCTTTGATTTAGAATTATTGTAgtaacgtgtgtatatatatatatatgtatatgtacatcattctatttattaatgaattttgctttatttataaaagttgctttccatgcttaatctaatagaatgaACCGTTTGCTATCGGTCGGACAGAATTGTCGTTCAACATTTCTAGTTATTTCTACGCACGGCgtgatttaacttgagcgtttccttgagtccgcgaaactaagtcacacaggattcgcgtatcgcgtcgaatacggtttaaattaaaaattccgagaaactcgttacgaaaattttacttaggcctaaatcgcggcgctaaataagatcgtaacaccggggtgttacacaaaCCAGTTCGGAGCTTAGCTTGAAaccagtccccagcttagctaagACAAAACCGATATACAAAAAAAATAGTACAGTCATCGCCAGATGACGTGTACACACGTAGTCCCCAAGACTACTAAAAGAATAAGAATAAATCTTGTGTCAGGATCAAAGAGAAAAAATACTTTTGATAATTCCAAAAATATCGACGAAACAGTGCTTAGTACTTGACTTCTACCGTAGCCCTCTATAATGTACTTATCTAAGGCCCTCGACGTATTGCCCAGGATTagtaccctgatccgaacagtatggagcaacttgatagcacattctcaagggagtccctagcttagctggtgacTCTTGCACGAGAAATCCAAATACCGATTAATCTCCAACTTAGCTGGTTAATCTTACACGAAGAATCCGAAAACCAAGGAGTCCCAGCTCAGCTGCCGAGCCCCATCGTTGCTGACAATGAAGCCCAAGCAACGAGGAGCAATCTGACCAACTGGTTGGCGGCGAAGTGAGCGCCGAGCAGAAAGCGAGCGCCGAACAGttcaatcaactggtcggcgacggagtccttGTGCCCAACGGTCCGACCAATTGATCGGCGGTGAAGTCCGAGTGCCAGGTGGTGCAACCTCCCGGACAATGATCCTCTTGTCCTTCTCGACTGATCCAGTTCCCGAGCGTAAAAAATAAGCTCGGCAACCGAACAGGGCCCCTGTAATAAAAATATGGACAATGGacagtacatgatgtaaaaatgaaatatatgaactccgaagaAAATCAGCACTTGATAAAACATTATGTCTGTTGTTGTATaaagtgtttatatttaatataaacggTGCACGAGCAATTAGTTCGTCATTGAGCCCCTAGCCCCGACTAGCCTGTAGTCCATAACGTAGAGTGCTAGAggccgtgcacgtgtaggaaaatAAGCGTCACCGAGAAGCCGCTGCTgatcacccataacgcagagtgctggagctcgtgcacgtgtaggaaaaaGTCGgggacagggccgtctctggaaaaCACAAGCGAAAACGTGGTGGTTGGGCGAGTTGTAAGGCGAAGTCGTATGTCATCTTtgagatggtatacatggagaaaaaatggagtgTCTTAAAGACATTACGCATGGAGAACGATCgaaatatcttaaagatattaaACATCGAGAATAATCGgagaaataataattggagaaATATGATGAAAACTTAGATATAGAAAAGGTACTTATTTTTAGTCTGGTCGGCAgcgtatgacgttatctggtcAGCGTTGACGAAATTGTCTGGCTCTTGAGCTTTTTGACTGTCGTCGTGGCGACGCAGTCATCGTTGCGCCGTTGGTCGCAGCGGTCATTGTTGCGATGTGACGCAGCCGTTCGGTCGGAACTGCTCCCCGGTAGGTTCTTCGATCCGAGTAGCTGCCGAGTAGTTCTTGATCGTCCTCGTTGTTACCGTTGGTATACATGCAGGAAACCTGGTTTGGCTTGCATGTCGCTACACGAAACTCCTTGCTTGCTTGTGTTGCCGCCGATGCACATCGTTGTCGTGGTGCTCCGGCGTCAGGCGTGTGTCGATTCAGTTGAAGTCGCAGGGTCTATTCTCGCCTTTTAGCCGATCTTGCAGGGTGGTGGCGATTTTTGGCAGAAGTCCCGAGATGACTTGGGCCATCATGGTACCGGGGCGTCGAGCACTGGGGTCGCCTTGTGACGTCGGGTCGCGTTGCTGGAGAACGTCATCGTGGGACATCAAGTCCTTGCCGGCCGCCGCGTGCAGCCAACAAGATCCGTGCCGCCAACGTGAGACGACAGCGAAACGACGACAAACACGCAGTCAGATTCCTGCCGAAGTTAACATGTGCATATGTAGATAAAGGATACTAGATCGAAGATTAAAGAATTGACTTAGCTTGTGCGAGGTCGAGCGGAGACGCCGACCGATCAGCTGCTGTAGAATCGCTCCATGGATGACATACGTGTATATACATTGTTAACAACCCACCGGTACAACGCATTCACGGGGTGGACTAATACCATCTCAGGTAACCGATACAGTAAGGAATGGAGTTCACGGGAGTAGCAAGCAGGGGGAATCGGAGAGGAAGAGGAGGTTGGGAAAGAGGAACAGTAGCTAGGAGAAGAGAGAATGAGTTGTATTCTGAATATTCGATGTCCTTTCTCTTGCCATCCTAGCCCTTTGTACTGGTTTGGCTTTGCCTTCGCTTCTGTCTGACAGcccggccccacatggcagtcCATCCTACACATACCCCTGACATTCCCCCCTTCTTAAAATTTGGCTTGCCCCCAAGCCGATGGAGAAGTTCGGAACCACCGGGATCCCAAAGAAACTACAGAAACTCTTCTTCTGAATATGTCgagctgaagcaatcaacattgcACTGCACTTCCTTGTTGGCAGTCAAGAAGCCCATATCAAGCAATATAAATTCCCTGCAGAAGACCTTGCACTTGATACATGGTGTTGCAACTCGAAAGTTCTGTCCGGTCACTTCAAGCAAGAAACACCGACAATTGCCACCACACTTCCGCTGTACTTCTTGTTGAATCAGTGCACAACCAGCCATACTCACTGAtagcaagagctgcaaaccaccAGGATCCCATGGCACTAATCTGAACAAGTCAACTTGAGCAAGGAAAATGGAGATCCAACGTTCCTAAGCCCAAATTAGAATCTCTGGGAAACTAATCAAGTGGTTACCCGATGCCTCCATAGTGAAAATATGCAGTAACACCATAACAGTAGTTCCCATCATCTTTTCTATCTCAAAACCGAACCGGAACTCCTCATGAGCAAGAGAATTAATTGCAAGTAGCAGCCACATGGCGCCAATTGGTGGTGCTTGTACAGTTGTGGTGAACTGATGCAATAACATAATGTTGCTATTGAATTTGTACACTGAAACCAATACTTCTAGCTTGAGATGATTACCACACTTCAGACTTACCAATATGGAATTAGGAGCAGAAGGAAGAAAGTGTACAGAAGCATACTTGATTAGTTGCATGGGTATAGAACGAAGCTCGAAAGTAAGCATATGCATGTTACTGTACCCCTCCAGATTCAGAACCACACCCGAACCAAGCAATTGGCGCTTCTTTTTAACTGGCCAAATAGAGCTCAACAGTAGGAAACATCTAGGGAACCTGCACCAATTTAATATGCCAACCAAAGTAACAGGGTCATCCAAAGCCAGCATGTTTGCTGAATGTCCGAAGATTGACAGAAGGAGCACCATAGAGCTGATAGGTCTCATCTCTGCAAGTACTCCCCAACAACTGATGCCAAACACATGAAATAGAGATGAGAATCAAACTGTATGAGCCCACCACGCTTCAGCTGTACAGAATACGTTGGGATCACTAATGCAGggagctgccatggtggcttccagAGAAAATGGAAACACAGCCAATGAGGAAGCCAAGCCACTACTGGGAAGAGACAAAGCATTGCTCCAATTCCAATACGGACGCCTTGTCGAGATGGAAGAGGCCATGGTGGTTTCCAACAAATAGCCTGACTCATGGAACAGCAGTTGCCCAAGGTGAAAGATGGCCAGGGAAGTGGGCGTACATCAGCACTGCCACACCCAAACTCAACTTGCACATGTGTTGGTGGGCATGGTTGGTGTTGATTGACTCCCAGTGACATACGACTCGATAGCTCGAAGCCAATGCAGATGTTGCAGAAGATGTCTGCATGCAGTGACAATTCCTCGAACACCTGGCGTGCACCCGAGCTGGCATGCTCCAGAGATATCGAACTCAACCTGGCAGGGCTTGGGGTTAAGGCACCTGAAAGTGTAGATGTCGTTGATGACGTTGGAGTAGCTTCAGCAACGTGTGTCGACCAAGTCATCCCGTGGGACCCTTTCGCGGCCATGGCTGGCGGGAGGCCGCCGAGGACGTTGCTGAGGCCGCCGGTCGTGCTCCAGTGGAGCATCTCCTCCTCCCAGAGTGCGTCGATGGGGACATCGGCGAAGCTGCTATCGCCGGCCGAGCAAATCGTCGAACATGTGGCCTGCGCTGACCTCGCAGCCATCACCCAAGCCAGCAGCCCACCACCTGCAGCCCCCACAGCATGGGGCAGAGCGTGGCAGCTGCGGGGGGTGTCTGGCCATCACGACCGACGGCTCGGTCGAGCGGCGCATCGAAGTGGGTGACGCCGGACTCCGGGTCATCGTCGAGGGAGCCATCATAGCCACCGAGTGGGGTGGCACGGAGCACACACACGATGGGGCCGAGGCAGACGCAGTGGAGAAGGCCGGGGTCGTCGGGCGCGAAGTCATCGTAGAGCCGCTGTATGTTCACGCCGACGAAGACGCGGCCGCTGGCACCCATCCCCTCGCCGCGGATGATGGGGCGTCGCTCCTGCTTGGTGCATGCGATGAGGAAGAAGGGCTGCGCCTCCATCTGCACTAGCGACACGGATGGGGAGGCGCAGAGAGGCCTCCAGCGGCGGGAAAGCACCGCCGTGCGCGCGGCATCCTTGATGGGGAGGCGAGAGACGATGTCGCGGAGGAGCACATCTGGAAGGAGGCTGAGGCGGTCGAGGTCGACGATGTCGTCGAGCGCGGCGGCTAGGCGGTGAGGACTCTCCGCGGCGTCGAGCATGGCTTGGACCGCCGTGGGGCCGAGGTTGTGCTCGTCGGTGGAGGCAGAGTCAAGCACGGGAGCGGGCTCGTGGACGACGTCGAGTAATGCGACGGGGACGTTGGAGGTGAGGCCGCCATCGACGTGGATCTGGTCGGAGGCGATGGAGTCGTCGTGGTATGGGGTGGACAGCTAAACCGTCGTCGGCGACGGCGTGGGTAGCGATGGCGGTGGAGGCTGGCTCATTGAAGGACTGTCGGAGGCCGCCGAACTTAGACTCCAACTGGTAGTCGAGAGAACCCATGGAGTAGTGGTGGTAGATTTCGTGGTGCTGCAGGATTTGGCTCTGAGTACCAATTTGTTAACAACCCACCAGTACAATGCATTCACGGGGTGGACTAATACGATCTCAGGTAACCGATACAGTAAAGAATGGAGTTCAGGGGAGTAGCAAGCAGGGGGAATTGGAGAGGAAGAGGTGCAAGGGGCCGGTGCAGAGGAAGAGGAGGTTGGGGAAGAGGAACAGTAGCTAGGAGAAGAAGAATGAGTTGTATTCTGAATATTCGATGCACTTCCTCTTGCCATCCTGGCCCTTTGTACTGGCTGGGTCTTGTCTTCGCTTCTGTCCGACAGTCCAGCCCCATATGGCAGTCCATCCTACATATACCCCTGACATACATGCATTGCTTCAATCTAGTTAGCCTGCCATGTAGATCGAGTACACCCTATTTTTCGTTGCTGGCTTGCGTGGTGATGTAGATCAGACGTGGCCATGTTTGCTGTTGCTAATCGGGAGAAGTAGTAGTGCATAGCAGCTTTGCCTCCTTCGGAGACGAAGAGTTCAGCGCGGGATGACGACGGGCTTATCGGCGCATGACACCGATGAGTTGATGTCGATGACAGCAGCACAATCGAGATCTTAGCTTTGGATGAAAGTGCATGAGTACGAGGGAGTCTTGCATTATTACTAGCTCGCATCCCACGGCTCCGTAGATCCAGATGTATACATGCTCGTATATCTTCTTCAATTACTCCAGTTAGCTTGCAGGGCCGATTAGCATCTTCGATGGAAACACAGCTTATGTTGATTTATCGCCGGCCGCCGCTTGATCGTCGGAATGCAGTACATGCAAAATTAGATCCCGATGCCGAAGGATGCTGCCGCCGGAAGCCAGGTGCCATGGATGACGTTGGTTTTGAGATGCGCCATCTGGTTTGTTATGGGATCAGCACGTACACTCTTTACCTGGTagtcactatcgacgaaatatggttgacAGTCTACAGAGGGATATACTCACGATAGTAGATGAATTAATAGAGGTGCACGAGAGACGAACTAAATGGTAACATAGGCGcggagacagcgatttagatagatTCAGACCATCCCAAgtcaacgtaataccctatgttatgtgtctttggtggattgtatattATGATGAGATGAAATAGAGGGGTCTCTACCCGTCTTATATTGCATGGGGGTAGAGTTACAGGTCGGTTGAATCTAATCCTGATGATTACATAATATCTActtcctctgtcccaaaataagtgataTTTTGGGTTTGTTATAAGTCAAAccattttaagtttgaccaaatttatagaaaataatatcaatatttatgataccaaataggtagaatatataaatatatttcataataaatctaaCAATATTTATTAGGTATCGTAAGTATTAGTAGTTTTTTTTGTAAATTTGgttaaattttaaaaagtttgacttgggACAAACTCaaaacatcacttattttggAACGGAGTGGGTATTTACGAGAAATACGACATCTTAACATATCCGATCAGATGATCCTTCATCGTCAAGGATTCTTCATatagtcttgcggtgcacgtcgatccGTGCCGTGTACCGCGTGGCTTGATGTTATGGGCTGGTTTCCCCTAGCGGTTGCGCTAAGACGTTCTTCATGCCTAGGACCTCGCCGAGTCACCGTTGCCTATGCCTACGGCTGTGACGAACAACTCCTACAGCCTGCACTTCGAGTCCCTGGCAGAACAACGCGTGGGAAGAACAACTTCATCCGCGCGCATGCCGTAGATTGGGTTCGTTTGGTTTAACCAATGTTTTGGTTTAGGAGAAAGGAGAAAGGAGAAACGGAGTGGAGACGGTTTGGATGCACGTGCATTAATCAAATGGTTTGGTGTGGGTAATGTTGGGGGTTTTGGCCCATTACCAGGTTTACTTGCGACTCACGAGGCGAGTGTCCGCTACAATCCGCTTGATTTCTTAGGTTACGTGCAGGGCTATTTTGGTCTTTTATTGTGATCTGAGTATATATGAGAATATATTAAAAATAGAAAATAAGAGAAAAAAATAGAAATTCCTCAGATCACGTGCCTATAGTTAAATTTTCAAAAATATATGAACTGAATGTCGAATGTAGAGAGATGCGCATGTTGAGAGTGAAATATCGAAATTTATCTTCTCTTTTTGACTAAGTCAAATGCATACAGTTTATGTTCATCAAttgccaaaatccaaaaaatcaCTGCACCGGAGCCTACATGCATTCAAACATGAGCTGCATTATAAAGTtgcaattttattttatttaaaatcaAAATCACATATAACATCTGAGTATATTTTTTAATTGCTTAATCCCTGGCAATATCTTAATTACTGATTGCAGTTCGGGGTTCCGTCCATTTCGCCCCCACGAACCCTAAAACCTCCAAACCCCAGCAATGGCGGATTCCCCCTCGTTCCGCCGCCACCCGCTCGCCTCCTCCGTCGATCTCGTCCGCTGGctcccttcctcctccacctccccttCCGGTCGCCTCCTCGCCGCTGCCGTCCACGACCCCACCTCCGGCCCCGCCGCCTCCAGCATCCACCTTCTCCCCCTCTCCGACCCTGGCTCCCCGCTCGCCTCCCTCCCGCTCCCGTCCCGCGCCACGGCACTCCGCTGCTCCCCTGCTGCGCTCGCCGCTGCCACCTCCTCGGGCTCGCTCCACTTCCTCCCCTCCTCGTTCGACTCGGACGCCGCAGTGTCCGTCCCCGGCGGCGCGGGTTTCCATGTGGGCCCTGTCCGGGGCCTCGACTGCGGTGGGGAGGAGTGGGTCACGGCGGGGGAGGACGGAAGAGTGCATTTGGTCGGCGGTGCAGCGGACGGGAGAGTGGTGGCGAGGAGGTTGTGGGACGGGAAAGGAATGTCAGGGTATGAAGCCGCCAGGTGGGCGTCGCCGGTGGAGTTCGCCACGGGGGGCGCCGGATGTGGTGTGCAATGGTGGGATAGGAGGAAAGGGGACGCCGTCGTGGCGCAGTGTAACGGCATCTGGTGAGTGTAGGAAAGCCTGGATCTTTAGGATTGCCTTTCTGGTTTATGTTCCTGTTAACGATGGATTTCTGGTAGTTGTAATAGATTACTTTTATGGTTTCTTGTGGATTGGTACATTATGTCAGCACCTTTCAAAATATTGGTACATCCACACATTGCTTTGATGAACATGTTTCACGAACATTTTAGTTATGTCAGCACCTTTCAAAATATCGGCACATCCACACATTACTTTGATTAACatgtttcacaaacattttaGTTATGTTATGTCAGTACCTTTCAAAATATTTTCACATCCATATCTTCCACTATGAAAGCCCAACTCAATGTTCACCATTTGTAATAAATGTTCCTAGCTATGCATAAGCTCTGGTGCAGAGTTCGGTTTATTGTGCATCTCTATCAATTTTGGTTTAGGCTGTGCATTACCAAAGATGCTTTCAGTACGGTTTGGTGCATACCTGTTAATATTGAAGATACTTTCTGGATGGTTTGATGCATGTCTGTTTCTGTCTTTGTTCTGAACTGATAAATGGGACTGCCATTTAAGTTTATTGTAGTTGTGCAATAGTTGTAgttgctgcttggtttcattccAATCTCGCCCACTACACTTTTATGTGAGTACATTTGTAAGATCTTGATGACATCTGTGAATTATGGTTAAAAGAAAATCTGGTGTACCAAAAACATGCTTATTCTCCAAAACTCGTGTCATGTATTACAGATTTATGGTACATACACAGAAAGTTTACATTGAGCCATTGAGGTGAAATTTATAGATTTAAATTTGTTTTCAACTGGTGGCTGAACCATGTATTCTACAAGATCGAAGTAGTTTTCGTATATCAATTGAAAATCCCAGCTCTGGTGGCCTCCTGTAACTGCCCTCTTTAAAGTAAGCTGTCAACTATGCTGCTAACAGATGAGATAAAATAGAAAATAGCGAACTCCAAACATTCTTGGtgtcatgtgtttttcattgtatCTGTTATGCCAAGCGCTGCTATCTTGCTGACAATGGGTGAACTTGCAAATACAGGGGTCGTGGCATAGTTACTGGAATGGTGCATTCTATTGACATTCATCCGTCAAGAAAGCATATCTGTGTGGTAAGATCAATATGTGGTATCAAATGCAAGTTTACTTtgaataaataaattattttagttAAGTGTTATGTTTCATCTGAATAGATTGAGGATCTAACCTCCAGGATAACAAATCGTCCCAAGTACCATGTAACTAAGTGATGAACTGATTTAGGTTGTTGATGGTTGAGCAAATTAATGTACACCAATAAGCTTCCATTTGAAATATGGAATTCATTCGGGAAATAAGATGTCAAGTGTCAACTATATCAAGCAGCGTTCAATCTTTTTTCCCCAAAATTCCTTTGAAAATTCATATATATCCCAAACAGGTCTTGATTTTTCAATAAGAGGTAACCTAGATCAATGCACTAGAGAAATCTTGCAAGTGAAGTTTAGACAAATGGAAAAGAATCAACAGCACCTTGTTTGTCAGTTTCAGTTGTGTTATTTTCTGACTTCGGCGGTTCGGCCAGTGGTGGTATTTTCTGACTTCAGCCTCAGAGCTAATGGTAATTAATACCTTTGTAATGATCTCCATGTTAAGAAGAAGCTTACCTTGTGTATAATCCAAAGTATTAAAATGGAAAATACAGAACTATGATCTATATACACCTTGAAGGCATTAGGTTATATTTGTCGAAGCAGTTTCACTTTCTACATTTTTCAAATGTAAAATGTTTAACAGAGCAGCTTTT of the Miscanthus floridulus cultivar M001 unplaced genomic scaffold, ASM1932011v1 fs_118_3, whole genome shotgun sequence genome contains:
- the LOC136530399 gene encoding nuclear pore complex protein NUP43-like produces the protein MADSPSFRRHPLASSVDLVRWLPSSSTSPSGRLLAAAVHDPTSGPAASSIHLLPLSDPGSPLASLPLPSRATALRCSPAALAAATSSGSLHFLPSSFDSDAAVSVPGGAGFHVGPVRGLDCGGEEWVTAGEDGRVHLVGGAADGRVVARRLWDGKGMSGYEAARWASPVEFATGGAGCGVQWWDRRKGDAVVAQCNGIWGRGIVTGMVHSIDIHPSRKHICVVGGSSGTIFAWDLRWPQQPIPLSGVGLNGTAEPACESEVWEVLFDTYTQSSDIISSASARILPVMMCSEDGILAVVEQDERPFELLAEACAINSFDIDPQNPSDVVCALEWESIGVLTRGRDAMAEE